One stretch of Tepidibacter hydrothermalis DNA includes these proteins:
- a CDS encoding RluA family pseudouridine synthase, with protein MKLNIVYEDSYIIVAEKPPKVPSQKDKTNDMDMLSMMKEHLKIAYPKARNPYIGLVHRLDRPVGGLMIFAKTKEANASLSEQMKNKTFKKEYYAVVCGKPDKKTGTLKDYLLKTGRINMSKVVSKENKNAKEAILEYEVIDSINTDEDGILSLVKINLKTGRHHQIRVQFSNADMPLWGDNKYNKRFVKMKGYTQIALWAKSIEFIHPKDKKVCKFEIKPHNEYPFNLLSKNQ; from the coding sequence ATGAAATTGAATATAGTTTATGAAGATAGTTATATTATAGTAGCAGAAAAGCCACCTAAGGTACCTTCTCAAAAGGATAAAACAAATGATATGGACATGCTTTCTATGATGAAAGAGCATTTGAAGATTGCATATCCTAAGGCAAGAAATCCTTATATAGGACTAGTTCATAGGTTAGATAGACCTGTTGGAGGGTTAATGATATTTGCAAAAACGAAAGAAGCCAATGCAAGTTTATCAGAGCAAATGAAGAACAAAACATTTAAAAAAGAATATTATGCTGTAGTTTGCGGAAAACCTGATAAAAAAACAGGAACACTTAAAGACTATCTTTTAAAAACAGGTAGAATTAATATGTCAAAGGTAGTTTCTAAAGAAAACAAAAATGCGAAGGAAGCAATTTTAGAGTATGAAGTTATAGATAGTATCAATACAGATGAAGATGGGATTTTAAGTCTTGTGAAAATAAATCTTAAAACAGGAAGACACCATCAAATACGTGTTCAATTCTCAAATGCAGATATGCCTTTATGGGGGGATAATAAATATAATAAAAGATTTGTAAAAATGAAAGGATATACTCAAATTGCTTTATGGGCTAAAAGTATTGAATTTATACATCCAAAAGATAAAAAGGTATGTAAATTTGAAATAAAACCACATAATGAATATCCTTTTAACTTGTTATCTAAAAATCAATAG
- a CDS encoding ACT domain-containing protein yields MKAFVSVIGKDKIGIIHKVTSILSENDVNILDITQTLLHDYFTMIMFVDLEKMQIDFNELKNRLENEGNKIDVSINIQHEDIFNSMHKI; encoded by the coding sequence ATGAAAGCATTTGTATCTGTAATTGGAAAAGATAAGATAGGGATTATTCACAAAGTAACCTCTATACTTTCAGAAAATGATGTTAATATTTTGGATATAACCCAAACACTTTTGCATGATTATTTTACTATGATAATGTTTGTAGATTTAGAAAAAATGCAAATAGATTTTAATGAATTAAAAAACAGACTTGAAAATGAAGGTAATAAAATAGATGTTTCTATTAATATCCAGCATGAAGATATTTTTAATTCAATGCATAAAATTTAA
- a CDS encoding PFL family protein: MTNFKNIMETINMIKKEKLDIRTITMGISLLDCCDSDGKKSREKIYNKIVSYAQNLVKVGEEIETEYGIPIINKRISVTPISLIAQSSDDDDYVEFAKTLDKAAETVGVDCIGGFSALVHKGYSKGDKILIDSIPKALAVTNRVFSSVNVGCSKSGINMNAVKDMGSIIKKTAFLTKEKDSIGCAKLVIFANAVEDNPFMAGAFHGVGEAECVISVGISGPGVVKSALENVKGESFDVVSETIKKTAFKITRVGQLVANEASTRLGVPFGIVDLSLAPTPAIGDSVGRILEEIGLESCGCHGTTAALALLNDAVKKGGVMASSHVGGLSGAFIPVSEDEGMINAVNIGSLNIEKLEAMTCVCSVGLDMIAIPGDTPDTTISAIIADEAAIGVINNKTTGVRIIPVYGKELGDKAEFGGLLGRAPIMAVSKFSSTDFVNRGGRIPAPIHSFKN; encoded by the coding sequence ATGACTAATTTTAAAAATATAATGGAAACAATAAACATGATTAAAAAAGAAAAATTAGACATAAGAACAATTACAATGGGAATATCTCTTTTAGATTGTTGCGATAGTGATGGCAAAAAATCAAGAGAAAAAATTTACAATAAAATTGTAAGCTATGCTCAAAATTTAGTAAAAGTAGGAGAAGAAATTGAAACTGAGTATGGAATACCTATTATAAATAAGAGAATATCCGTTACTCCTATATCTCTTATTGCTCAATCAAGTGATGATGATGACTATGTAGAATTTGCAAAAACGTTAGACAAAGCAGCAGAAACTGTAGGTGTCGACTGCATTGGAGGATTTTCAGCTCTTGTTCATAAAGGTTATTCAAAAGGAGATAAAATACTTATAGATTCAATTCCTAAAGCTTTGGCTGTTACAAATAGAGTTTTTTCTTCTGTAAACGTTGGATGCTCAAAATCAGGAATTAATATGAATGCAGTCAAAGATATGGGCTCTATAATCAAAAAAACAGCTTTTCTTACAAAAGAAAAGGACAGTATCGGATGTGCAAAGCTTGTAATATTTGCAAATGCAGTTGAAGACAATCCATTTATGGCAGGAGCATTCCATGGAGTAGGAGAAGCTGAATGTGTAATAAGTGTTGGAATAAGTGGTCCTGGAGTTGTAAAATCCGCTCTTGAAAATGTAAAAGGTGAAAGTTTTGATGTTGTTTCAGAAACAATAAAGAAAACTGCATTTAAAATAACAAGAGTAGGTCAACTTGTAGCTAATGAAGCTTCTACAAGACTTGGTGTTCCATTTGGAATTGTAGATTTATCTCTAGCTCCAACTCCAGCTATAGGAGACAGCGTTGGAAGAATTTTGGAAGAAATAGGACTTGAAAGTTGTGGTTGCCATGGAACTACTGCTGCTTTGGCTCTTTTAAATGATGCTGTAAAAAAAGGAGGAGTCATGGCATCGTCCCATGTAGGAGGACTTAGTGGAGCATTTATTCCCGTAAGCGAAGATGAAGGAATGATTAATGCAGTAAACATTGGTTCATTAAACATAGAAAAATTAGAAGCCATGACCTGTGTATGCTCTGTAGGACTTGATATGATAGCAATTCCTGGAGATACACCTGATACTACTATATCTGCTATTATTGCAGATGAAGCAGCTATTGGAGTTATCAATAATAAAACTACTGGAGTAAGAATAATTCCTGTTTACGGAAAAGAACTTGGTGATAAAGCTGAATTTGGAGGGCTTCTTGGAAGAGCACCAATAATGGCTGTAAGTAAATTTTCAAGTACTGATTTTGTAAACAGAGGTGGAAGAATCCCAGCACCTATTCATAGTTTTAAGAATTAA
- a CDS encoding MFS transporter produces MFKKLENVSRVQLIYYLIIALTALGLGLSNDVISNYFKDAYNITAYQRGLIEFPRELPGVLVIFIIASLSLFSDIRIAMVAQLLSIIGIITLGFFTPPFTIMLVFIFINSLGMHMFMPIKDSIGMSLIKDDDSIGKKMGQYKGLATIFTVLASILVFIGFRVGFFSFTSNIKWIFVISACILGIVFILFFALEKLIEKPIKSNKKINFVFRKEYKYYYILVVMWGVQKQIMIVYGPWVLIDLLNKRADTLAILSIIGSFVGVFFIPAVGRWIDKFGIKKLLYADALSFILVYLVYGLLSAGFSTGKLSTIGIPLFLAYMVLIFDKMSTQMGMIRTIYLRSIAVKSSDITPTLSLGLSLDHIVSIICAYLGGIIWSLWGPQYIFFLAASLSLVNLYVASKVKDDKFSKIGNGVQI; encoded by the coding sequence ATGTTTAAAAAGCTTGAAAATGTAAGTAGAGTTCAATTGATTTATTATTTAATTATTGCACTTACGGCCCTTGGATTAGGCCTTAGTAATGATGTTATTTCTAATTATTTTAAAGATGCCTATAACATTACAGCATATCAACGTGGACTTATAGAGTTTCCAAGAGAATTACCAGGAGTACTAGTTATATTTATTATTGCTTCATTATCATTATTTTCTGATATACGTATTGCTATGGTAGCGCAATTATTAAGTATAATAGGAATAATAACATTGGGATTTTTTACTCCACCTTTCACAATTATGCTAGTTTTTATATTTATTAATTCCCTTGGGATGCATATGTTTATGCCTATAAAAGATAGTATAGGGATGTCATTAATTAAAGATGACGATAGTATTGGTAAGAAAATGGGTCAATATAAAGGATTAGCAACAATTTTTACTGTGTTAGCGAGTATCTTGGTTTTTATTGGATTTAGAGTTGGATTTTTTAGCTTTACAAGTAATATTAAGTGGATTTTTGTTATATCAGCATGTATTTTGGGGATTGTATTCATTCTGTTTTTTGCTTTAGAAAAGCTAATTGAAAAACCAATAAAAAGCAATAAAAAGATAAATTTTGTTTTTAGAAAAGAATATAAGTATTATTATATTTTAGTTGTTATGTGGGGGGTACAAAAGCAGATAATGATTGTTTATGGACCTTGGGTACTTATTGATCTATTAAATAAAAGAGCTGATACTTTAGCAATTTTAAGTATTATTGGTTCATTTGTAGGTGTATTCTTTATTCCTGCTGTTGGTAGATGGATTGATAAATTTGGAATTAAGAAATTACTTTATGCTGATGCGCTATCATTTATCCTTGTCTACTTGGTTTATGGACTATTGAGTGCTGGATTTTCAACAGGGAAATTGTCTACAATTGGTATTCCTCTATTTCTAGCTTATATGGTACTTATATTTGATAAAATGTCTACTCAAATGGGTATGATAAGGACAATTTATTTGCGTTCCATAGCTGTGAAATCTTCTGATATTACACCTACATTATCTTTGGGGCTTAGTCTAGACCATATAGTTTCAATTATATGTGCTTACTTAGGCGGAATTATTTGGAGTCTATGGGGACCACAATATATATTCTTTTTAGCAGCTTCACTTTCTTTAGTGAATTTGTATGTAGCCAGTAAAGTAAAAGATGATAAATTTAGTAAGATAGGAAATGGCGTTCAAATTTAA
- the deoD gene encoding purine-nucleoside phosphorylase: MIPTAHIEVKEQGIIAKTVLMPGDPLRAKFIADTFLENVEKFNNVRNVFGYTGTYKGRKISVMASGMGMPSIGIYSYELFKFYGVENIIRIGSCGAYTADLNLYDVILAKEGWSESTYARVQDGYDKNVIAASSELNSKLEKIADDLGIEIHKERIHSSDVFYRENFEQYKDICKNHGCTVVEMEAFALFHNANVLGKNAACLLTVSDNLVTQELTTSEQRQNSFTNMMKIALEMAE, translated from the coding sequence ATGATACCAACAGCTCATATTGAAGTAAAAGAACAAGGAATTATTGCAAAAACAGTATTAATGCCAGGAGATCCATTACGTGCAAAATTTATTGCTGATACATTTTTAGAAAATGTTGAAAAATTTAATAATGTACGTAATGTATTTGGATATACAGGAACATATAAAGGACGTAAAATTTCTGTAATGGCTAGTGGTATGGGAATGCCTAGTATTGGTATTTATTCATATGAATTATTTAAGTTTTATGGAGTAGAAAATATTATTCGTATTGGTTCATGTGGAGCTTATACAGCTGATTTAAATTTATATGATGTAATATTAGCAAAAGAAGGTTGGAGTGAATCTACATACGCTAGAGTTCAAGATGGATATGATAAGAATGTAATTGCTGCATCTTCTGAGTTAAATAGCAAACTAGAGAAAATAGCGGATGATTTAGGAATTGAAATACATAAAGAGAGAATTCATTCATCTGATGTATTCTATCGTGAAAATTTTGAGCAGTACAAGGATATTTGTAAAAATCACGGATGTACTGTAGTGGAAATGGAAGCATTTGCTCTATTCCATAATGCAAACGTATTAGGAAAAAATGCGGCTTGTTTATTAACAGTTTCAGATAATTTAGTAACTCAAGAATTAACTACATCTGAGCAGAGACAAAATTCATTTACAAACATGATGAAAATTGCTTTAGAAATGGCTGAATAA
- a CDS encoding ATP-binding protein → MFCNNVQIKTIFDNVPIPIIVFDDNNEIVDINLEAIDTFNNINIKGECVNKYIEEWLKEELIDLKNDEAKESLGLEKMFKINDKYLYFKIKLKKVDKNIIVVLNDITTCKQIEIELKESKQRFCSVFQNMPIMMDVIDENDNIVIWNKECEIVTGYSKDEIVSETLIWDKLYPDKDYREKILNQIREMDCNFRDLEYDVVCKDGSTKTISWFNISKEFSVQGWHSWAFGIDVTNRKNTEEKLRKKTEEIEKIFEALPDLYFRIDSKGIILDCKVGIHSDFDIVTQDCIGHALKDEVPQEIKLFFNKIIDEVFETNNLIEKEFSVEEKGKLKYFESRLIPLTTEEIIIIVRDISKRKLTEKAKKNAEENMKLLNKAIEYERLRTEFFANISHEFRTPINVILGAIQLTEIYLSNMSDLKYYEKLINMNKSMKQNCYRLIRLVNNLIDITKIDSGFLELNLANYDIVKIVKDITFSISEFVKFKSLDLEFCSDLNKKIIACDPDKIERILLNLLSNAIKFTRVGDKISINIKEEYGELIISIKDTGIGIKKENLEIIFERFRQVNKSLTRENEGSGIGLSLVKLLVEMHGGTIAVKSEYEKGSEFIVKLPIKLIEDSAYNNPLKNIESNKVEKISVEFSDIYF, encoded by the coding sequence ATGTTTTGTAATAACGTTCAAATAAAAACAATTTTCGATAATGTACCTATACCTATTATAGTCTTTGATGATAATAATGAGATTGTAGATATAAACCTAGAAGCAATAGATACGTTTAATAATATAAATATAAAGGGTGAATGTGTTAATAAGTATATAGAGGAATGGCTTAAAGAAGAATTAATTGATTTAAAAAATGATGAGGCAAAAGAATCTTTAGGTCTAGAAAAAATGTTTAAAATAAATGATAAGTATTTATATTTTAAAATCAAATTAAAAAAAGTAGACAAAAATATTATTGTTGTTCTAAATGATATAACTACTTGTAAGCAAATTGAAATAGAACTTAAAGAAAGTAAACAACGATTTTGTTCTGTTTTTCAAAATATGCCTATTATGATGGACGTCATTGATGAAAATGATAATATCGTAATATGGAATAAAGAATGTGAGATTGTTACTGGATATTCAAAAGATGAAATTGTAAGTGAAACTTTAATATGGGATAAATTATATCCGGATAAAGACTATAGAGAGAAAATATTGAACCAAATAAGGGAAATGGATTGTAATTTTAGAGACTTAGAGTATGATGTTGTATGCAAAGATGGTAGCACAAAAACTATATCTTGGTTTAATATTTCTAAAGAATTTTCTGTGCAAGGGTGGCATTCTTGGGCTTTTGGAATTGATGTTACTAATAGAAAGAATACAGAAGAAAAGTTAAGAAAAAAAACTGAGGAAATTGAAAAAATCTTTGAAGCATTACCAGATCTTTATTTTCGTATAGATTCAAAAGGGATTATATTAGATTGTAAGGTAGGCATACACTCTGATTTTGATATAGTTACTCAAGATTGTATCGGACATGCATTGAAGGATGAGGTTCCTCAGGAAATAAAGTTATTTTTCAATAAAATTATAGATGAAGTTTTTGAAACAAATAATTTAATTGAAAAGGAATTTTCGGTTGAAGAAAAAGGAAAATTAAAGTATTTTGAAAGTAGACTAATACCTTTAACGACAGAGGAAATAATAATTATAGTCAGAGATATTTCAAAAAGAAAATTAACTGAAAAAGCCAAAAAAAATGCTGAAGAGAATATGAAGCTACTAAATAAGGCTATAGAATACGAAAGACTTAGAACTGAGTTTTTTGCTAATATATCTCATGAGTTTAGAACACCTATAAATGTAATATTAGGAGCTATACAGTTAACAGAGATATACTTGAGCAATATGTCTGATTTGAAGTATTATGAAAAACTTATAAATATGAATAAAAGTATGAAACAAAATTGCTATAGATTAATAAGGCTAGTTAATAACTTAATTGATATTACAAAAATAGATTCTGGATTTTTAGAATTAAACCTCGCAAATTATGATATTGTAAAAATAGTAAAAGATATAACTTTTTCAATCTCAGAGTTTGTGAAGTTTAAGTCTTTAGACCTTGAGTTCTGTAGTGATCTTAATAAAAAGATAATTGCATGTGATCCGGATAAAATTGAGCGAATATTGTTGAATCTTTTATCGAATGCAATAAAGTTCACACGAGTAGGGGATAAGATATCTATAAATATAAAAGAAGAATATGGTGAGCTTATAATTTCTATAAAGGATACAGGAATAGGTATTAAAAAAGAAAATTTAGAAATTATATTTGAGAGATTCAGGCAAGTAAATAAATCATTAACTAGAGAAAATGAAGGTAGTGGAATAGGATTATCGCTTGTAAAATTATTAGTGGAAATGCATGGCGGAACTATAGCGGTTAAAAGTGAATATGAAAAGGGAAGTGAGTTTATTGTAAAACTTCCTATAAAGTTGATTGAAGATAGCGCATATAATAATCCATTAAAAAATATTGAATCAAATAAAGTGGAAAAAATATCAGTAGAGTTTTCAGATATATATTTTTAG
- a CDS encoding flavodoxin family protein: protein MKIAIIYHSETKNTEKVARIVAKGAEKVESIETKCMSIDNIDETFFEESKVVFFGTPTYGGSYSWQMKKWLDECKLKLAGKVGCVFATERYLGGGADNAELALISQLLVRGMFAYSVGASEGDPYTHFGAVCINDGTKEQKERVEIFAERVAKNAKKLFDK, encoded by the coding sequence ATGAAAATTGCAATAATTTATCACAGTGAAACAAAAAATACAGAAAAAGTAGCACGTATTGTTGCTAAAGGAGCTGAAAAAGTAGAATCTATAGAGACAAAATGTATGTCTATTGATAATATTGATGAAACATTTTTTGAAGAGTCTAAAGTTGTATTTTTTGGAACTCCTACATATGGAGGATCATATTCATGGCAAATGAAAAAATGGTTAGATGAATGTAAGCTTAAGTTAGCAGGAAAAGTAGGATGTGTATTTGCTACTGAAAGGTATTTAGGTGGAGGAGCAGATAATGCAGAATTAGCGTTGATAAGTCAATTATTAGTTAGGGGAATGTTTGCTTACTCTGTAGGTGCTAGCGAAGGTGATCCATATACTCACTTTGGTGCTGTATGCATAAATGATGGAACAAAAGAGCAAAAGGAAAGAGTAGAAATATTTGCTGAAAGAGTTGCTAAAAACGCTAAAAAATTGTTTGATAAATAA
- a CDS encoding damage-control phosphatase ARMT1 family protein yields the protein MNTHVDCIACVINKANKLADKYFEDKHKKYNFMNQVLREVSKIEYDRTAPFLVAKVMRILKKETGINDFYLQEKKLFNKKLLSMENQIEDMLNHSKDRFITALKIALAGNIVDFGAFDEISFDLVKDIINKTLASDFDDKLYRKLKNDLLKCKTLLYLGDNTGEIVFDKIFIREIIREYPDIEIFFAVRGEPVLNDVNEEDAYYVELNKYANIISNGTDLPGTDLLEVCDEFKEIFKKSDIIISKGQGNFESLPGCKQNVYYLFLCKCDLLVKKLKTEKLANMFIHESKL from the coding sequence TTGAATACACATGTAGACTGTATAGCTTGTGTGATTAACAAGGCAAATAAGTTAGCAGATAAATATTTTGAAGATAAACATAAAAAGTATAATTTTATGAATCAAGTTTTAAGAGAAGTGAGTAAAATTGAGTATGATAGGACAGCTCCTTTCCTGGTTGCTAAGGTTATGAGAATTTTAAAAAAGGAAACAGGAATAAATGATTTTTATTTACAAGAAAAAAAGTTATTTAATAAGAAGTTATTGTCTATGGAAAATCAAATTGAAGATATGTTGAATCATTCAAAAGATAGATTTATTACTGCATTAAAAATTGCATTGGCTGGAAATATAGTGGATTTTGGTGCATTTGATGAGATAAGTTTTGATTTAGTTAAGGATATTATTAATAAAACTTTAGCAAGTGATTTTGATGATAAACTATATAGAAAACTAAAAAATGATTTGTTAAAATGCAAAACATTATTGTATTTAGGAGATAATACAGGAGAAATTGTGTTTGACAAGATCTTTATTAGAGAAATTATAAGAGAATATCCTGATATTGAAATATTTTTTGCAGTTAGAGGTGAGCCTGTATTAAATGATGTAAATGAAGAAGATGCATATTATGTTGAACTTAATAAATATGCAAATATAATAAGTAATGGAACAGATTTGCCAGGAACAGATCTTTTAGAGGTGTGTGATGAATTTAAAGAAATATTTAAGAAATCAGACATTATAATATCTAAGGGACAAGGTAATTTTGAATCTTTACCTGGCTGTAAACAGAATGTATATTATTTGTTTTTGTGCAAATGCGACTTATTAGTGAAAAAATTGAAAACTGAAAAATTAGCAAATATGTTTATTCATGAATCAAAATTATAG
- a CDS encoding NADH:flavin oxidoreductase translates to MKNLFEKTQLGNMTLKNRFIRSATWENITTKDGHMTDDLYKVYEELAKGEVGLIITGYANVVKEEQPNPGMMGIYNDSFLNEYKKLTDLVHKYDSKILMQIAYGGTKTKYNLGERIIFAPSEVPERGTNTLGKAMTKDEIDYIVDAFAKAGKRSKESGFDGVEIHGAHTYLINQFLSPYYNKRDDEYGGSLENRMRFLIEIYYKMREMVGKDYPILVKLTASEFFEGGLTFEEIRIICKKLEEIGVDGIEISGNIHGKAKSMVGQSFDGYEIKEEGYFVEYGDVISKEISIPVITVGGLKDINNIENILNKTNIDYFAISRPLLTEPHLIKRWKDSDRTPAKCVRCSKCRTSNGNYCTVFNK, encoded by the coding sequence ATGAAAAACTTATTCGAAAAAACTCAACTTGGAAATATGACACTTAAAAATCGTTTCATCAGAAGTGCTACATGGGAAAATATCACAACTAAAGATGGTCACATGACAGATGACCTGTATAAAGTTTATGAAGAACTGGCAAAAGGAGAAGTTGGATTGATTATAACTGGATATGCAAATGTAGTTAAAGAAGAACAACCTAATCCAGGTATGATGGGAATATATAACGATTCATTTCTAAATGAATATAAAAAATTAACAGATTTAGTTCATAAATACGATTCAAAGATATTAATGCAAATTGCATATGGAGGAACAAAAACTAAATATAATCTTGGTGAAAGAATTATATTCGCTCCTAGTGAAGTTCCTGAAAGAGGTACAAATACATTAGGTAAAGCTATGACAAAAGATGAAATAGACTATATAGTAGATGCATTTGCCAAAGCTGGTAAAAGATCAAAGGAATCTGGATTTGACGGTGTTGAAATACATGGTGCTCACACATATTTAATAAATCAGTTTTTAAGCCCATACTATAATAAAAGAGACGATGAGTATGGTGGTAGCTTAGAAAATAGAATGAGATTTTTAATAGAGATATATTATAAAATGAGAGAAATGGTAGGCAAAGACTATCCTATACTAGTTAAATTAACAGCATCAGAATTCTTCGAAGGTGGATTAACATTTGAAGAAATCAGAATTATATGCAAAAAATTAGAAGAAATAGGCGTTGATGGTATAGAGATTTCAGGTAATATACATGGAAAAGCTAAATCAATGGTAGGACAATCTTTTGACGGATATGAAATCAAAGAAGAAGGTTACTTTGTCGAGTATGGAGATGTTATCAGTAAAGAGATAAGTATTCCAGTTATTACAGTTGGAGGTCTTAAAGACATTAATAATATAGAAAATATATTAAATAAAACAAATATAGATTATTTTGCTATATCAAGACCTCTACTTACAGAACCTCATTTAATAAAAAGAT